The genomic interval TACATTATTTGGTGACAATACTGATGGTATCGGTCTGCTGAGTGACTTGCAGCAAAATGGGCTAATACAGCCTGGTGATCGGGTACTGCTGGTGGGGGCTGGTGGTGCCGCGCGTGGGGTGATCCAACCTTTGCTAGCTTATGGTTGTTCTTTGATTGTCACCAACAGAACACTCGATAAAGCAGAAATGCTGGCCAGTCATTTCAGTGAACAAGGAAACATACGCGCGTTGCCGCAATCATCGCTGACGAGCGAAATGTTCGATCTGATCATCAATGCAACCTCATCAGGTGTATACGGCAATATCCCCGATCTTCCCCCCTCGTTGATTAATGCTCATGTTCGCTGTTACGACATGTTTTATTTACCGGAACCGACTCCGTTTTTGCAATGGTGTACACAGCAGGGGGCGGATAAATGCGTTGATGGGCTAGGGATGCTGGTCTGGCAAGCAGCTCATGCATTTAACTTGTGGCATGGCGTCATGCCGCAGACTGAGCCTGTCATTCGACAACTGAAATTGGAATTTATGTCGTGAATCAGACGATTCATTTTCCCGATCGCGATGAATGGGATGAAGCGTCCGATTCCGTTATTTTTCCTGTGTTGATTAACGGTTTTCAAGCGCAGTGCGTTATGTATGCCAGCGGGCTAAAGGCACGTTATGGCGGGGAGTATGCGGAACAGTGGATTGCCTTGTTCCGCGAACACCGTTGGGAAATTGAAGAGTTGTTTGAGCGACAAATTCTAAATGAGCAGGATGATGAGACTGGCCGCTTCGTGGTTTATTGATTCAGATAGTTATCCTTCCAGAGTACATAATTGTCTGAAGAATAAATCAGCCCTTCCCGCTCTTCTTCTGTCAGTGGTCGGATTTTTTTAGCGGGACTACCGAGATATAAGTGACCTTTTTCCAGCGTTTTCCCTTGGGATACCAAACTTCCCGCGCCAATAATGACGTCATCTTCAATGATAACCCCGTCCAGTAAAATAGAACCCATGCCGACAAGCACTCGATTGCCAATAGTGCAGCCATGCAGCATCACCTTATGACCCACCGTGACGTCTTTTCCTATAATAAGCGGGTTCCCATTGGGATTTTTTTCTGAACGATGGGTGACGTGCAAGACGCTTCCATCCTGAATATTGCTACGCTCGCCGATACGGATAAAATTCACATCCCCTCTGATGACTACCAATGGCCAGATACTGACATCGTCCGCCAGTGCAACATCACCAATAATGATACTTGATGAGTCAACCATCACCCGTTCGCCTGTAATCGGTCTTTTTCCCTGAATTGAGCGAAATATGTCAGCCATTTTAAGCAACTCCATATCAGTACATGTAGAGGCGGATCGTATAAGGATCAGTTTTTCGTTCTGAAAATAGCCTTACCTGCGTAATAACTCAACGGATGGGTGGAAAAATGCGCGAATGGAAGAAAAGATCGAGAAAGTGGTTGTGCTGTCCGTTCGGATCCCTATAATGCGCTTCCACTGAGACGGCAACGGCGGAACGCCAGCGCGGTTCAGGACGGAGAAAGGCTAAAAAAAGTCGTTGACTCCGAATGAGGAAGGCGTAGTATACGCCACCTCGCGACAGCAGGCTGAGGCCGGTCGCAGCGCTCTTTAACAATTAATCAGACAATCTGTGTGGGCACTCGCAGGACACTTCGGAACGAANNNNNNNNNNNNNNNNNNNNNNNNNNNNNNNNNNNNNNNNNNNNNNNNNNNNNNNNNNNNNNNNNNNNNNNNNNNNNNNNNNNNNNNNNNNNNNNNNNNNGACTGGCTGATAGGCGAGTTGACGGACAGAATATGCCTGGCGGCGATAGCGCGGTGGTCCCACCTGACCCCATGCCGAACTCAGAAGTGAAACGCCGTAGCGCCGATGGTAGTGTGGGGTCTCCCCATGTGAGAGTAGGGAACTGCCAGGCTTTGATTTCTGGTGCGCTGATATGGCTCAGTAGGTAGAGCGCACCCTTGGTAAGGGTGAGGTCCCCAGTTCGACTCTGGGTATCAGCACCATTGATTATGTAGTAAAGATAAGTTCGGCAAATAAAAGAATTTACCTGGCGGCGATAGCGCGGTGGTTCCACCTGACCCCATGCCGAACTCAGAAGTGAAACGCCGTAGCGCCGATGGTAGTGTGGGGTCTCCCCATGTGAGAGTAGGGAACTGCCAGGTTTCAATTAGAGAAAAGCCCTGAACATAGGTTCAGGGCTTTTTTTTGTTTTTGATCCGTCCTGAATAGCGTTGACACGTTCCTGGCTTAAATCCGGAGAGCGTGATGATGACTGAGTTCAAACGTACCCAACGTGATTATCCTCTATCCTTTAAAATAGCCGTCGTTGAGCAGGTCGAAAAAGGCGAGATGACCTACAAACAGGCTCAGCAACGATACGGTATTCAGGGGCGTTCCACTGTCCTTGTCTGGCTGCGTAAATACGGCCGGC from Musicola paradisiaca NCPPB 2511 carries:
- the aroE gene encoding shikimate dehydrogenase is translated as MSEYQSFAVFGNPIAHSKSPRIHTLFAEQSGILLNYERLQAPVDEFELYLHAYFQSGAAGANITAPFKERACVVVDSLSPRAAEACAVNVVKKMADGTLFGDNTDGIGLLSDLQQNGLIQPGDRVLLVGAGGAARGVIQPLLAYGCSLIVTNRTLDKAEMLASHFSEQGNIRALPQSSLTSEMFDLIINATSSGVYGNIPDLPPSLINAHVRCYDMFYLPEPTPFLQWCTQQGADKCVDGLGMLVWQAAHAFNLWHGVMPQTEPVIRQLKLEFMS
- a CDS encoding DUF1488 family protein, which codes for MNQTIHFPDRDEWDEASDSVIFPVLINGFQAQCVMYASGLKARYGGEYAEQWIALFREHRWEIEELFERQILNEQDDETGRFVVY
- a CDS encoding gamma carbonic anhydrase family protein yields the protein MADIFRSIQGKRPITGERVMVDSSSIIIGDVALADDVSIWPLVVIRGDVNFIRIGERSNIQDGSVLHVTHRSEKNPNGNPLIIGKDVTVGHKVMLHGCTIGNRVLVGMGSILLDGVIIEDDVIIGAGSLVSQGKTLEKGHLYLGSPAKKIRPLTEEEREGLIYSSDNYVLWKDNYLNQ